In Myotis daubentonii chromosome 16, mMyoDau2.1, whole genome shotgun sequence, one DNA window encodes the following:
- the KRT222 gene encoding keratin-like protein KRT222, with amino-acid sequence MELSQLLNEIRANYEKLLTRNQIETVLSTRIQLEEDLSKKMDKDEEALRAAQAELKEARRQWHHLQVEIESLHAVERGLENSLQASEQHYQMQLQDLEAVIEGLEKELQEVRHGIEKQLQEHEMLLNTKMRLEQEIATYRRLLEKEEIRYYGCIQGGKKEKKPTSRVGFVLPSAIINEISFSTKVPQKCENENVETVTKQAILNGNIVKESTEAHGTIQTEKVDEVIKEWEGSFFKDNPRLRKKSVSLRFDLHLAATDEGCLQTKQDNLPDIEVRLIMRRSCSIPSIKPPSAAH; translated from the exons ATGGAGCTGTCCCAGCTACTCAATGAGATCAGGGCAAACTATGAAAAGCTCCTCACCAGAAATCAGATAGAGACCGTGCTCTCAACAAGGATCCAG CTGGAAGAAGATCTGAgcaaaaaaatggacaaagatgAAGAGGCTTTAAGGGCAGCTCAAGCAGAACTCAAGGAAGCCCGGCGCCAGTGGCACCACCTGCAAGTGGAAATTGAATCTCTCCACGCTGTG GAACGGGGCCTCGAAAACTCCCTGCAGGCCAGTGAGCAGCATTACCAGATGCAGCTGCAAGACCTGGAGGCCGTGATTGAAGGACTGGAAAAAGAGCTACAGGAAGTAAGGCACGGCATCGAGAAGCAGCTCCAAGAGCATGAGATGCTTCTCAACACGAAGATGAGGCTAGAACAGGAAATAGCCACGTACCGCCGCCTCCTGGAAAAGGAAGAAATCAG ATATTATGGTTGTAtccaaggaggaaaaaaagaaaaaaaacctacaaGTAGAGTTGGTTTTGTCTTACCTTCAG CCATTATAAATGAAATCTCTTTTTCAACAAAAGTCCCACAAAAGTGTGAGAATGAAAATGTGGAAACAGTGACCAAACAGGcaatattaaatggaaatatcGTGAAGGAGAGCACTGAAGCTCATGGCACTATTCA GACCGAGAAAGTGGATGAAGTTATTAAAGAATGGGAAGGTTCCTTCTTTAAAGATAACCCTCGGTTAAGGAAAAAATCTGTTTCTCTTCGCTTTGACCTTCATTTAGCAGCCACTGATGAAGGGTGTTTACAGACTAAACAGGATAATCTACCAGATATAGAAGTCAGGCTTATCATGAGGAGATCATGCAGTATTCCCTCTATCAAACCTCCATCAGCAGCTCATTAA
- the KRT24 gene encoding keratin, type I cytoskeletal 24, which translates to MSCSSRISSSRAGGSSSVRVSAGGSSSSRCGLGGSSARGFRGGAGSCGLSGGLSGGFGGGFGSCSVGGGFGGASGSGLGFGGGSGFGGGSGFGGGSGFGGGSGFGGGASGGFYNYGGGLGGGTGDGGLFSGGEKQTMQNLNDRLANYLDKVRALEEANADLENKIKEWYDKYGPGSGDGRSGRDYSKYYPIIEDLRNQIITASVENAGMVLQVDNARLAADDFRLKYENELYLRQAVEADINGLRKVLDELTMTRSDLEMQIESLTEELAYLKKNHEEEMKNMQGSSGGGVTVEMNAAPGTDLTKLLNDMRAQYEELAEQNRREAEEQFNKQSASLQAQISTDAGAASSAKNEITELKRTLQALEIELQSQLAMKNSLEGTLADTEANYMAQLSEIQMRISSLEEQICQIRGETECQNAEYEQLLDIKTRLEMEIETYRRLLDGEGGGSSFGGSDFRNSGSRNIGSRDSTSGDSKSGSHSNQGRDPSKTRVTKTIIEEVVDGKVVSSHVSNISEVKVK; encoded by the exons ATGTCTTGCTCATCTCGGATCTCCTCCTCCCGGGCTGGAGGCAGCAGCTCAGTCAGGGTGTCtgctggtggcagcagcagcagcagatgtGGTCTGGGGGGCAGCTCTGCCCGGGGCTTCCGAGGAGGAGCCGGCAGCTGTGGCCTGAGTGGGGGACTGAGCGGTGGCTTTGGAGGGGGTTTTGGTAGCTGCTCAGTCGGGGGTGGTTTTGGAGGAGCTTCAGGCTCTGGACTTGGCTTTGGTGGAGGTTCTGGATTCGGCGGGGGGTCTGGATTCGGCGGGGGGTCTGGATTCGGCGGGGGGTCTGGATTCGGTGGTGGTGCTAGTGGAGGCTTCTACAACTATGGTGGTGGTTTGGGTGGTGGTACTGGTGATGGCGGGCTTTTCTCTGGAGGTGAAAAGCAAACCATGCAGAACCTCAATGACCGCCTGGCCAATTACCTAGACAAGGTCAGAGCCCTGGAGGAGGCCAACGCTGATCTGGAGAACAAAATCAAGGAGTGGTATGACAAGTATGGGCCCGGGTCTGGAGATGGTAGATCCGGAAGAGATTACAGCAAGTACTACCCAATCATTGAAGATCTCAGGAATCAG atcATCACGGCCTCTGTTGAAAACGCCGGGATGGTGCTGCAGGTTGACAATGCCAGACTGGCTGCGGATGACTTCAGGCTGaa GTATGAGAACGAGCTGTACCTCCGGCAGGCCGTGGAGGCCGACATCAACGGCCTTCGGAAGGTCCTGGACGAGCTGACCATGACTCGCTCCGACCTGGAGATGCAGATTGAGAGCCTCACCGAGGAGCTGGCCTACCTGAAGAAGAACCACGAGGAG GAAATGAAGAATATGCAGGGAAGCTCCGGAGGGGGTGTGACGGTAGAAATGAATGCTGCCCCAGGCACCGACCTGACCAAGTTACTGAATGACATGAGGGCGCAGTATGAGGAGCTGGCTGAGCAAAACCGCCGGGAGGCCGAGGAGCAGTTCAACAAGCAG agtGCGTCCCTGCAAGCACAGATCTCCACCGATGCCGGGGCAGCCAGTTCCGCCAAGAATGAGATCACAGAGCTGAAACGGACCCTGCAGGCCCTGGAAATTGAGCTTCAGTCCCAACTGGCCATG aaaAACTCCCTGGAAGGGACCCTGGCCGACACGGAGGCTAACTACATGGCTCAGCTGTCGGAAATTCAAATGCGGATCAGCAGCCTGGAGGAGCAGATCTGTCAGATCCGGGGCGAGACGGAATGCCAGAACGCCGAGTATGAGCAACTGCTGGACATCAAGACCCGCCTGGAGATGGAGATCGAGACCTACCGCCGCCTGCTCGATGGAGAGGGAGG tgGTTCCAGTTTTGGAGGATCTGACTTTAGAAACTCAGGATCCAGAAACATTGGGTCCAGGGATTCCACATCTGGTGACTCAAAGTCTGGAAGCCATTCTAACCAGGGAAGAG ATCCAAGCAAGACTAGAGTGACTAAGACCATCATAGAGGAGGTGGTGGATGGCAAGGTCGTCTCATCTCACGTCAGCAATATTTCTGAGGTGAAAGTCAAATGA
- the KRT25 gene encoding keratin, type I cytoskeletal 25, with amino-acid sequence MSLRLPSGSRRACARPATGSLRLSGGGASFGAGNACSLPGIGSGFACAFGGSALGGNAGGSNSCAGFTVNEGGLLSGNEKVTMQNLNDRLASYLDNVRALEEANADLEQKIKGWYEKFGPGSCRGLDHDYSRYFPIIDDLKSQIIASTTSNSNAVLQIDNARLTADDFRLKYENELALHQSVESDVNGLRRVLDEITLCRTDLEIQYETLSEEMTYLKKNHKEEMQVLQCVAGGNVNVEMNAAPGVDLTVLLNNMRSEYEALAEQNRRDAEAWFNEKSASLQQQISEDVGATTSARNELTEMKRNLQTLEIELQSLLATKQSLECSLTETESNYCVQLAQIQAQIGALEEQLHQVRTETEGQKLEYEQLLDIKVLLEKEIETYCLLIGGDDGACKSGGYKSKDYGSGNMGSQVKDPAKAIVVKKVLEEVDQRSKILSTRLHSLEEKSQSN; translated from the exons ATGTCTCTTCGACTTCCCAGTGGCTCCAGGAGGGCCTGTGCCCGTCCCGCCACGGGGTCGCTCAGGCTCTCGGGTGGGGGAGCCAGCTTTGGGGCTGGAAATGCTTGCAGCCTGCCTGGAATTGGAAGTGGCTTCGCCTGTGCCTTCGGGGGCAGCGCACTGGGAGGAAATGCAGGCGGGAGCAATTCCTGTGCTGGCTTTACTGTGAATGAGGGGGGCCTCCTCTCTGGGAATGAGAAGGTGACCATGCAGAACCTCAACGACCGCCTGGCCTCCTACCTGGACAACGTGCGCGCCCTGGAGGAGGCCAACGCCGACCTGGAGCAGAAGATCAAGGGCTGGTATGAGAAATTTGGGCCTGGGTCTTGCCGCGGTCTGGATCACGACTACAGTAGATACTTCCCTATAATTGATGATCTCAAAAGCCAG ATCATCGCTTCCACCACCAGCAATTCGAATGCTGTTCTACAGATCGATAATGCCAGGCTGACAGCGGATGACTTCAGACTCAA GTATGAAAATGAGCTGGCTCTTCACCAGAGCGTGGAGAGTGATGTCAATGGGCTGCGCAGAGTCCTGGATGAAATAACCCTGTGCCGGACAGACCTGGAGATTCAGTATGAAACCCTGAGTGAGGAGATGACGTACCTCAAAAAGAACCATAAAGAG GAAATGCAAGTTCTGCAGTGCGTCGCTGGGGGCAACGTGAACGTGGAGATGAACGCGGCGCCCGGGGTGGACCTCACGGTTCTGCTGAACAACATGCGGTCCGAGTACGAAGCACTCGCGGAGCAGAACCGCCGGGACGCGGAGGCCTGGTTCAACGAGAAG AGCGCTTCCCTGCAACAGCAGATCTCTGAGGATGTGGGAGCCACAACCTCTGCCCGGAATGAGCTGACTGAGATGAAGCGCAATCTGCAAACACTGGAAATTGAACTTCAGTCTCTCTTAGCCACG AAACAGTCCCTGGAGTGCTCTTTGACGGAGACAGAAAGCAACTACTGTGTGCAGCTGGCCCAAATCCAGGCTCAGATcggggccctggaggagcagctgcaCCAAGTCAGAACCGAGACCGAGGGCCAGAAGCTCGAGTACGAGCAGCTGCTGGACATCAAGGTCCTCCTGGAAAAAGAGATTGAGACCTACTGCCTCCTCATAGGCGGAGATGACGG GGCTTGCAAATCTGGAGGTTACAAGTCTAAAGATTATGGGTCTGGAAACATGGGAAGTCAAGTCAAAG aTCCAGCCAAAGCCATAGTGGTTAAGAAAGTTCTGGAGGAAGTAGACCAACGCAGCAAAATACTGAGCACCAGGCTCCACTCCCTGGAAGAGAAATCTCAAAGCAATTAA